DNA sequence from the Edaphobacter lichenicola genome:
ATCGGTTCTCTTCGTTTACGGTTGGTGGCTCGCATCGGACGATTCAGGACAACAATATCGTCAATCCGAGTGGGTACTATGCTACTTCAGCGGATGCAACGACGCCTTGCGATCCCGGGATCACGACGATTTCAAGCTGCTCGTATTTTTCTTCTTATCCGGAGTCGGCGCGTGCGGTGTCGCATCCGCAGACGCGTAGTGATGTGAGCCCGCGTGTTGATTTTGCTCTGGGAGAGAAGAACACGCTGACGGTGCGGTACCAGTACAACGTGAATGGGCAGAACAATAATGGCATCGGGAACACGAATCTGCCGACGGCGGGCTACAACACGGAGACCACGGAGAATACGGTTCAGATCAGCGATACGCAGATTCTGAGTCCGCGGGTGATTAATGAGACGCGGTTTGAGTATCAGCGCGACTACTCGACACAGGACCCGGTGAGCACTGATCCGACGTTGTCGGTGCAGGGAATCTTTACGTCGGGCGGATCGAGCCAGGGGACGCAGAGAAGTACGAGCACGCATCTTGAGGTGCAGAACTACAGCTCGATTGCGACGGCGAAGAACTTTATTCGGTTTGGCGCGCGGCTGCGCACGACGAATGAATCGCTGTCGTCGAACGCGGGATCGAATGGGACGTTTACTTACTCGTATCTGCTCGATCCGTGCACGGACCCGAACCCGAGCATCAAGCGGCCGAGCAACTGTAATGCTGCGGCGACGAAGCCTTGCGATGCTCTGAATGCAGGCATCTCGTCGTACCAGTGCGGGCTGCCGGGGCAGTATGCTGCGACTACGATCAACAAGCTGGAGGTGAATGGACGTCTGACTGACGTGGGGTTCTACGCGGAGGATGACTGGAAGCCGAAGGCGAACCTGACGATTACGTACGGCATGCGGTTGGAGGCGCAGAACGTAATTAGTAGCGGGCATGACTTTGCGCCGCGGGCATCGTTCGCTTACGGGATTCCGCGAGGCGGGGGGAAGTCGCCTACGACGGTGGTGCGAGGCGGATTCGGCATCTTTTACGATCGGTTTACGCTGGCGAATTATCTGACGACGCTGCAGGAGAATGGAACCAATCAGGTGACCTCGACGGCGATCAATCCAGGCAGCGGCTGCACACCGGACCCGCCGATCAACTGTGGCACTTCGACGACGAGCAAGATTACGACGTATGGACTGGGCAATGGGATACGCAGCTCGTACACGATGCAGGAGGCGGTTGGGGTGGATCAGCAGCTTGGGCGCGCGGCCACGATGTCGGTGAACTACCTTTATGCGCGGGGCGATCATCAGTATCTGAGCAGGAACTTCATCGTCGACAACGGCTTCGATCAACAGTTTCAGTCGGGCGGGGTCTATAAAGAGAATCAGCTGTTGATCAATGGAAATGCGCGGTTGAAGAAGCTGACGCTGTTTGGGTTTTATTCGCTGAATCTTGCGAATGCGAATACTTCGGGAGCGGGATTCTTTCCGACCAGCAATACGAACACGAAGGTGGACTATGGGCGGGCGACGTTTGCTCATGCGAGCTTTGCGGTTGTGGGTGGGAGCTGGCAGCTTCCGTACAGCTTCTCTGCGAGTCCGTTCATCATTGCGCAGTCGGGGACGCCGTATAACCTGACGACCGGGCTCGATCCTACGGGTTCGTCGATCTATAACCAGCGGCCGTTCTTTGCGAGTGGGGACAGTGGGGACTGCAGGGTCTCGAGTGCCTTCAGTTCCACGCAGACTGGCAGCCTGACGCCTGTGCCGATCAACTACTGTAATGGTCCTGCGAACTTTACGTTCAATCTTCGTGCTTCGCGGACGTTTGGATTTGGAGAGAAGACTCGTGGCGCGGCTGCGGCGACGGGAGGAAGTAGCGGCCCTGGCGGTGGTCCTGGGGGCCCTGGTGGTGGTCCTCGGGCTGGTGGGCCGGGTGGGGTTCGTGGTGGGTTCGGGCCTCAGGGTGCTAGTTCCGGCCATCGATATACGTTTACGCTGGGGGCGCAGGCCTTCAATCTGTTCAACGTCATTCCTTATGGGACGCCTACGAGCAGTTTGAGTTCGCCGCGGTTTGGTCAGTTCACTACGCTGGCCGCGGGGCCGTTCAGCTCGGCTACGGCTTCGCGGCGGATTACGTTGCAGGCTACGTTTAACTTCTAGGGTCCTGCCGGACGGGCTCCCTGCGCGGGAGGCGGTCACTTCGTGACTTGTATACCTTGTTTTGGTGGATAGAAACCCCTTGTCCTCCCGTTGGTCGGGGGAGGACAAGGGGTTTTGGCTAGCTACGGTTTGAAGTTTTTCTTAAGGGTCTGCCAGCAGGTGTAGTACTCGTGCTGGCGGGCGGCGGTGTCCATCGCGAACTTTGTGGGACGGCAGACGAAGCGGGTTTCAAACATGAAAGCCATGGTGCCTTCGAGTTTGACGGGCTTGAGGTCGGCTTTGCTGGCGCGGTCGAAGGTTTCTGCGTCGGGGCCGTGGCCGCTCATGCAGTTGTGCAGGCTGGCTCCGCCGGGGACGAAGCCTTCGGCCTTGGCGTCATACTCGCCTGTGACCAGGCCCATGAACTCGTTCATGAAGTTGCGGTGGAACCAGGGTGGGCGGAAGGTGTGTTCGGCGACGATCCAACGCGGGGGGAAGATGGCGAAGTCTACGTTGGCGGTGCCGGGGATCTCGCTGGGTGAGGTGAGGACGGTGTAGATGGAGGGGTCGGGGTGGTCGAAGCTGACGGAGTTGATGCAGTTGAAGCGGGCGAGGTCGTACTTGCAGGGGGCGTAGTTGCCGTGCCAGGCGACGACGTCGAGCGGGGAGTGATCGAAGTCGGAGGCCCAGAGATTGCCCTGGAACTTTGCGACTACCTGGAAGGTGCCGTTGTCGCGGTCGTCGTAGGCGGCGTGCGGGGTGAGGAAGTCGCGGCTGTTGGCCAGGCCGTTGGCGCCGATTGCGCCGAGCTCTGGCAGGCGGAAGCTGGCGCCGTAGTTTTCTAGGAGGTAGCCGCGGGCCTGGGGGTCGAGAAGTTCTACGCGGAACTTGATGCCGCGGGGGATGAGGGCGACTTCGCCGGGGGTGAGATCGAGGATGCCGAGTTCGGTGTGGAGCATGAGGCGGCCGAGCTGGGGGACGAAGAGAAGCTCGCCGTCGGCGGTGTAGAAGAAGCGGTCGGTCATGCTTTTGGTTGCGGCGTAGATGTGGATGGCGACGCCGGAGTGCATGGTGAGGTCGCCGTTGCCGGCGAGGGTGGTGAGGCCGTCGATGAAGTCGACTGGCGTCGTTGGTAACGGGAGCGGGTCCCAGCGGAGTTGGCTGGGCGTGGTCTCGATCTCGTTGAAGGGAGTGGAGCGGACCATGCCGTTGGCGATGCGCTCGTAGGGCTTGTGCATGACGGAGGGGCGGATGCGGTAGGTCCAGGTGCGGCGGTTGAGCAGGCGCGGCGCGGTGAAAGGGCTGCCGCTGAGCTGCTCGGTGTAGAGGCCGAGCGGGGCCTTTTGTGGGGCGTTCTGGCCGACGGGGAGGGCGCCGGAGTGGGCCTCGGTGGCAAACTCATTTCCGAAGCCGCTGGAGTACTTGAGATCGGGCATGGTGATCCTCTTGGTAAAGATGTGTCTGGTCGACGAGGGCTTCACGACGAGCGGAGATGGCTTCTTGACGACACAGAAGCTTAGCCGAAAACTGGTGTCTCGTGTTGGGCGAGGGAAGATGCTAGCGGGTGGGGGAGGGGTCGGCGGTGGAGACTAAGTATGGTTTGGTGGCGGGTTCGCTGGCGGTGGTGGCGGAGGAGATGACGACGGTCTTTGCGTTGAGGAACTCGCGCATGCCTGCGGCGGAGAGTTCGCGGCCGTAGCCGGAGCGCTTGATGCCGCCGAAGGGCAGGCGCGGATCGCTGGCGACCATGGCGTTGAGGAAGACGCCGCCGCACTGCAACTCGGTGATGAAGCGCTGTTGTTCGGCGGGGTCGCGGGTCCAGGCGGAGGCGCTGAGGCCGAAGGGGGTGTCGTTGGCGATCTCGATGGCCTCGTTGATGTCCTGGACGCGGAAGAGCATGGCGACGGGGCCGAAGAGCTCTTCGCGATAGACGAGGGAGGTGCGCGGGACGCCGGTGAGGACGGTGGGTTCGAAGTAGTTGCCGGTGCCGAGCATGCGTTCGCCGCCAGTGAGGATGCGTGCTCCGGCCTTGGTGGCGGCCTGGACTTGTTGTTCGAGTAGTTCGACGGCGCGGACGGTGGCGAGAGGGCCGATGTCGGTGCCGTCTTTCATGGGGTCGCCGACGCGCATGGCTTCCATGCCTGCGACGAAGCGGGATTCGAAGACGTCGTAGACCTCGTCGGCGACGAGGAAGCGTTTGGCGGCGATGCAGGATTGTCCGGAGTTGACGCAG
Encoded proteins:
- a CDS encoding TonB-dependent receptor, with the protein product MSFRAGLKFVLLFFVAWMPVVTSAQQTGATVHGVVADPESAVIPGATVTLTPVSGKALITKSQSDGSYVLSGVPAGTYSVTVTMPGFASYVKLGVRIAAGQNLTLDAKMAIEEQKQQVNVNAQGAQVSVDPDSNASSTVIKGKDLEALSDDPDELSSELTALAGPAAGPNGGQIYVDGFTGGQLPPKSSIREIRINQNPFSAQYDKLGYGRVEVFTKPGTDKYHGSLSVQGGDNAFNTSNPFLGASNTQPPYHTIFILGSVSGPINRFSSFTVGGSHRTIQDNNIVNPSGYYATSADATTPCDPGITTISSCSYFSSYPESARAVSHPQTRSDVSPRVDFALGEKNTLTVRYQYNVNGQNNNGIGNTNLPTAGYNTETTENTVQISDTQILSPRVINETRFEYQRDYSTQDPVSTDPTLSVQGIFTSGGSSQGTQRSTSTHLEVQNYSSIATAKNFIRFGARLRTTNESLSSNAGSNGTFTYSYLLDPCTDPNPSIKRPSNCNAAATKPCDALNAGISSYQCGLPGQYAATTINKLEVNGRLTDVGFYAEDDWKPKANLTITYGMRLEAQNVISSGHDFAPRASFAYGIPRGGGKSPTTVVRGGFGIFYDRFTLANYLTTLQENGTNQVTSTAINPGSGCTPDPPINCGTSTTSKITTYGLGNGIRSSYTMQEAVGVDQQLGRAATMSVNYLYARGDHQYLSRNFIVDNGFDQQFQSGGVYKENQLLINGNARLKKLTLFGFYSLNLANANTSGAGFFPTSNTNTKVDYGRATFAHASFAVVGGSWQLPYSFSASPFIIAQSGTPYNLTTGLDPTGSSIYNQRPFFASGDSGDCRVSSAFSSTQTGSLTPVPINYCNGPANFTFNLRASRTFGFGEKTRGAAAATGGSSGPGGGPGGPGGGPRAGGPGGVRGGFGPQGASSGHRYTFTLGAQAFNLFNVIPYGTPTSSLSSPRFGQFTTLAAGPFSSATASRRITLQATFNF
- the hmgA gene encoding homogentisate 1,2-dioxygenase, encoding MPDLKYSSGFGNEFATEAHSGALPVGQNAPQKAPLGLYTEQLSGSPFTAPRLLNRRTWTYRIRPSVMHKPYERIANGMVRSTPFNEIETTPSQLRWDPLPLPTTPVDFIDGLTTLAGNGDLTMHSGVAIHIYAATKSMTDRFFYTADGELLFVPQLGRLMLHTELGILDLTPGEVALIPRGIKFRVELLDPQARGYLLENYGASFRLPELGAIGANGLANSRDFLTPHAAYDDRDNGTFQVVAKFQGNLWASDFDHSPLDVVAWHGNYAPCKYDLARFNCINSVSFDHPDPSIYTVLTSPSEIPGTANVDFAIFPPRWIVAEHTFRPPWFHRNFMNEFMGLVTGEYDAKAEGFVPGGASLHNCMSGHGPDAETFDRASKADLKPVKLEGTMAFMFETRFVCRPTKFAMDTAARQHEYYTCWQTLKKNFKP